One window of the Leptotrichia massiliensis genome contains the following:
- the metG gene encoding methionine--tRNA ligase, protein MSKPFYITTPIYYPNAAPHVGTAYTTIICDVVSRYKRLTGKEVGFMTGVDEHGQKIQEAAEKNGFTPQQWVDKMSLNFTTLWEKLNISNTDFLRTTQERHLKTVREIIKRVHDKGDIYRGEYVGKYSVSEETFVPENQLVDGKYMGKEVIDVKETSYFFKLSKYENALLEHIEKNSDFIKPEGKKNEVIAFIKQGLQDLSISRTTFDWGIPLDLEEGHIIYVWFDALNIYLTGAGFSNDTEQFDKFWTNGTVNHVVGKDILRFHAIIWPAMLMSAGIKLPDTIAAHGWWTVEGEKMSKSLGNVVNPEEEVEKYGLDAFRYYLMREATFGQDADYSKKAMVQRINADLANDLGNLLNRTIGMQKKYFNSEVVLNEVEESFDIEVKELWQSTLTDLDKHINNYQFSEGLKDIWKFISRMNKYIDECEPWKLSKDESRKDRLSTVMYNLVDSLYKIAVLISPFMPETAQKMINQLGLDKDVTKLHLDDIKEWKSYPTGNKLNEAVPLFPRIELEEEPKKDYNENLKIENPITIDDFNKIEIKVVQIEKVEKIENADKLLKFIVNTGKEKRQIISGIAKWYPNEQELVGKKAQAVLNLNPVELKGELSQGMLLTTTEKKKTKLVVINDEVKIGTTVK, encoded by the coding sequence ATGTCAAAACCATTTTACATAACAACGCCAATTTATTATCCTAATGCCGCACCGCACGTAGGAACAGCTTACACAACTATAATATGTGATGTTGTATCCAGATACAAAAGGTTAACTGGGAAAGAAGTTGGCTTTATGACTGGAGTCGATGAACATGGACAGAAAATTCAGGAAGCAGCTGAAAAAAATGGATTTACACCACAGCAATGGGTAGATAAAATGTCTCTTAATTTCACAACTTTATGGGAAAAGTTAAATATTTCAAATACAGATTTTTTAAGAACGACGCAGGAAAGACATTTAAAAACTGTAAGAGAAATAATAAAAAGAGTGCATGACAAGGGGGATATTTACAGAGGAGAGTATGTTGGTAAATATAGTGTTTCTGAAGAAACTTTTGTTCCTGAAAATCAGCTTGTTGATGGAAAATATATGGGAAAAGAAGTTATTGATGTAAAAGAAACTTCGTATTTTTTTAAATTATCCAAATATGAAAATGCGTTATTGGAACATATTGAAAAAAATTCTGATTTTATAAAGCCAGAAGGAAAGAAAAATGAAGTAATTGCCTTTATAAAGCAAGGGCTTCAAGATTTATCAATTTCAAGAACTACATTTGATTGGGGAATACCATTAGACCTGGAAGAAGGACATATAATTTATGTATGGTTTGACGCTTTGAATATATATCTGACAGGAGCAGGATTTTCAAATGATACAGAGCAGTTTGATAAATTCTGGACTAATGGAACTGTAAATCATGTTGTTGGGAAGGATATTTTGAGATTTCATGCTATAATCTGGCCTGCGATGCTTATGTCAGCTGGAATAAAGTTGCCTGATACGATTGCAGCACATGGTTGGTGGACTGTGGAAGGTGAAAAAATGTCAAAATCACTTGGAAATGTTGTTAATCCAGAGGAAGAAGTTGAAAAATACGGACTTGACGCTTTTAGGTACTATCTGATGAGAGAGGCGACTTTTGGACAGGATGCTGATTATTCTAAAAAAGCGATGGTTCAGAGAATAAATGCCGATTTGGCAAACGACTTGGGAAATTTACTTAATAGAACGATTGGAATGCAAAAGAAATATTTTAACTCAGAAGTTGTGTTAAATGAAGTTGAAGAAAGTTTTGATATTGAAGTTAAGGAATTGTGGCAAAGTACATTGACTGATTTAGATAAACATATAAATAATTATCAATTTTCTGAAGGACTAAAAGACATTTGGAAATTTATTTCAAGGATGAATAAATATATTGATGAGTGTGAGCCTTGGAAACTTTCAAAGGATGAAAGCCGAAAGGACAGGCTATCAACTGTTATGTACAACTTAGTCGATTCACTTTACAAAATTGCAGTGCTGATTTCGCCATTTATGCCAGAAACTGCACAAAAAATGATAAATCAGCTAGGACTTGACAAGGATGTGACAAAATTACATCTGGACGACATAAAAGAATGGAAAAGCTATCCTACTGGAAATAAATTGAATGAAGCAGTTCCATTGTTCCCAAGAATTGAGCTGGAAGAAGAGCCTAAAAAAGACTACAATGAAAACTTGAAAATTGAAAATCCAATTACAATAGATGATTTTAATAAAATTGAAATAAAAGTTGTTCAAATTGAAAAAGTAGAGAAAATTGAAAATGCAGATAAATTGTTAAAATTCATTGTAAATACAGGGAAAGAGAAGAGACAGATTATTTCTGGGATCGCAAAATGGTATCCAAATGAGCAGGAATTAGTCGGAAAAAAAGCACAGGCTGTATTAAATCTAAATCCAGTTGAGTTAAAAGGTGAATTGTCACAAGGAATGCTTTTAACAACTACAGAAAAGAAAAAAACAAAATTGGTAGTTATAAATGATGAGGTAAAAATTGGAACAACTGTAAAATAA
- a CDS encoding lysophospholipid acyltransferase family protein: MNKYKFLGAILHIVYRILSFMTRKEYFYADGVEMNSPNIIVFWHRKIFTVCNATRIIKKKASIVSASKDGEILAELLKRECNELIRGSSNRDNIKSLKEAMKYAKKDYTLGIAIDGPRGPIFEPKAGAIFIAQKTGMPIVPVSSYCSKKWIFKNMWDKLEIPVPFSRCVHYVAEPFYLTKETTLEESIKLVKEKIHQAGNKAFEIYNKKYNKNKNVDFKEESFT; this comes from the coding sequence ATGAATAAATATAAATTTTTAGGTGCAATTCTTCACATTGTATATAGAATACTTAGTTTTATGACAAGAAAGGAATATTTTTATGCGGATGGAGTAGAAATGAATAGTCCAAATATTATCGTTTTCTGGCATAGAAAAATTTTTACAGTGTGTAACGCCACCAGAATTATTAAGAAAAAAGCTTCTATTGTAAGTGCGTCAAAAGATGGTGAGATATTGGCTGAACTTCTTAAAAGAGAGTGCAATGAGCTTATTCGAGGATCCTCGAATAGAGATAACATAAAAAGTTTAAAAGAAGCTATGAAATACGCTAAAAAAGATTATACACTTGGAATTGCGATAGACGGACCAAGAGGACCTATTTTTGAGCCTAAGGCAGGGGCAATTTTTATAGCACAGAAAACAGGAATGCCAATCGTTCCAGTTAGTTCTTATTGCAGTAAAAAGTGGATTTTTAAGAATATGTGGGACAAACTTGAAATACCTGTTCCATTTTCTAGATGTGTTCATTATGTTGCAGAGCCATTTTACTTAACAAAGGAAACAACTTTAGAAGAGTCAATAAAATTAGTAAAAGAAAAAATACATCAGGCTGGAAATAAGGCATTTGAAATTTACAATAAAAAATACAATAAAAACAAAAATGTTGACTTTAAAGAAGAAAGTTTTACATAA
- a CDS encoding TetR/AcrR family transcriptional regulator, with product MSRLKFTKEVVIEAGYELMKKEGFQNISVRKIANYLKCSTAPIYFNFSTVDELKEEIINVCKEKLKKYLYGNYSERKILSGAIGFAIFAREEKELFRTIFLDTTERFEKLYEETLNELLTKQNLLESFPALEEEEAKKAVNKIWYFLFGYATLLCTRLDDNYRKNETNEVIESKISEIAKHFKMQI from the coding sequence ATGTCTAGGCTTAAATTTACGAAGGAAGTAGTGATTGAGGCGGGATATGAATTGATGAAAAAAGAGGGGTTTCAAAATATTAGTGTCAGGAAAATTGCTAATTACTTAAAATGTTCAACAGCACCGATTTATTTTAATTTTAGTACAGTTGATGAATTAAAGGAAGAAATTATAAATGTGTGTAAAGAGAAATTAAAAAAATATTTATATGGAAATTATTCTGAAAGAAAAATATTGAGTGGTGCGATTGGTTTTGCAATTTTTGCAAGAGAAGAAAAGGAATTATTCAGGACAATTTTTTTAGATACAACAGAAAGATTTGAAAAACTTTATGAAGAAACGTTAAATGAACTTTTGACAAAACAAAATTTATTGGAAAGTTTTCCAGCGTTGGAGGAAGAAGAAGCCAAAAAAGCTGTAAATAAAATATGGTACTTTTTATTTGGTTATGCAACTTTGCTTTGTACAAGACTTGATGATAATTATAGAAAAAATGAAACTAACGAAGTGATAGAAAGTAAAATTTCAGAAATAGCAAAACATTTTAAAATGCAAATATAA
- a CDS encoding dihydrofolate reductase, with translation MFSLIVAVGKNNEIGKNNQLLWHIPKDLKNFKKITTGKTVIMGRNTYKSIGRALPNRTNIVLSRNFLETDEKFKEDRKKYENETTKLEFYDDFQKVIEKYKDFTEEIFIIGGGEIYKKFLEMGIIKRIYMSHIDFSDTEADAYFPEIELDKWVTLTEENYDGWKFCIYEKINV, from the coding sequence ATGTTTAGCTTAATAGTCGCTGTTGGGAAAAATAATGAAATTGGGAAAAATAATCAGCTTTTGTGGCATATTCCTAAAGATTTGAAAAACTTTAAGAAAATAACGACAGGAAAGACGGTTATTATGGGAAGAAATACTTATAAAAGTATAGGTAGAGCTTTACCAAACCGAACAAATATAGTTTTATCTAGGAATTTTTTGGAAACGGATGAGAAATTTAAAGAAGATAGAAAAAAATATGAAAACGAAACTACTAAGCTGGAATTTTATGACGATTTTCAAAAAGTTATTGAAAAGTATAAAGATTTTACAGAAGAAATTTTTATTATTGGCGGAGGGGAGATTTACAAAAAATTTCTTGAAATGGGAATTATAAAAAGGATTTATATGAGCCATATTGATTTTTCTGATACTGAGGCAGATGCTTATTTTCCAGAAATAGAGTTGGATAAATGGGTAACTTTGACAGAAGAAAACTATGATGGCTGGAAATTTTGCATTTATGAAAAAATTAATGTATAA
- the thyA gene encoding thymidylate synthase — MKQYLDMVKYVLDNGIKKENRTGVDTISTFAYSYKVDLSEGYPLLTTKKMYFNSMLHELFWYLSGEEHIKNLRKKTKIWDAWADEEGRLETAYGRFWRRYPVPEISLDGEVFADENNPWVTREENGQLVFDQIQYIIDTLKEMKTNPNHKNGRRMIVLAWNPGNATISKLPPCHYTFAFNVLGNKLNCHLTQRSGDIALGIPFNLACYSLLTMMIAKECGYEVGEFAHTIIDAHIYENHIEGLKEQLTREPLKLAKINIADKPFNELTFEDITLENYESHPVIKFEVAV; from the coding sequence ATGAAACAATATCTGGATATGGTTAAGTATGTACTTGACAATGGAATAAAAAAGGAAAACAGAACAGGAGTTGATACAATTTCTACTTTTGCTTATTCATATAAAGTAGATTTAAGCGAGGGTTATCCCCTTTTGACAACAAAAAAAATGTATTTTAACTCGATGTTGCACGAGCTGTTCTGGTATTTATCAGGAGAAGAGCATATTAAAAACTTACGAAAAAAGACGAAAATATGGGATGCTTGGGCGGATGAGGAAGGAAGACTCGAAACAGCTTATGGAAGATTCTGGAGAAGGTATCCAGTGCCTGAAATTTCGTTAGATGGAGAAGTTTTTGCTGATGAAAATAATCCTTGGGTAACTAGAGAAGAAAATGGGCAGCTTGTATTTGACCAGATTCAGTATATTATTGACACTTTGAAGGAAATGAAAACAAATCCTAATCACAAAAATGGAAGAAGAATGATAGTTTTGGCTTGGAATCCAGGAAATGCAACAATCAGTAAATTACCGCCATGTCATTATACTTTTGCGTTTAATGTTCTTGGGAATAAACTTAACTGTCATTTAACACAAAGAAGCGGAGATATTGCACTAGGAATACCGTTTAATCTAGCTTGTTACTCATTGCTTACAATGATGATTGCAAAAGAATGTGGATATGAAGTTGGAGAATTTGCTCATACAATAATTGATGCTCATATTTATGAAAATCATATTGAAGGGCTAAAGGAGCAACTGACAAGAGAACCGTTAAAACTTGCCAAAATTAATATTGCAGATAAGCCATTTAATGAATTGACATTCGAGGATATTACGTTAGAAAATTATGAAAGCCATCCTGTAATTAAATTTGAAGTTGCAGTTTAA